AAATGAATTTGCTTTTGAGGCAAAGCCGATTTTGCATAACTTGAAATCAATTTATCAAATTGTTTTATTTCGTTTTCATATTGTCCAACAGCAACAATAAAATCAAATCCAATTTTGATATTTTCATTCTTCTTTTCAAGGATTTCTTCCAGATAAACCGGATTATGAATCGTTACTACGTTTTTTAATTGATGCTTGTTTTCAATCAAGGTTTTCATCTCATCTGTAATTGCAACATTGGCATAACAATGATTGTACATCAATCTCGTTAACCACGAATTATTAGGCATATAATGATCGATTAAAAAACTGTGAACCGTAAAAATAGTTTTTGTATTATAGATAAATCTCGCCAAAATAAGCTCCTGAATAATCTTGGTTCGAAAACGAAAATCAATGATAAAATCGAATTCATTATCATTTAAATATTGGCGCAAAGCCCATAATCTTTTAGCTTTATTAAAGAATCCGTTGCTTTTATTTTTGAGCAAACCCAGATTTACCAATTTTCCTGAATACGGAAAACTAACTTCATCTAAAACAATGATAATATCGACTTCAAAACCCTGACTTCCAAAAAAAAGAGACAAATTTGCCATCACTTTATCGCTTCCGCCTCCGCTTAAGCGATAGCCTATTAAAGCAATTTTCTTTATTTTGTGAGACAATTTCATTCGTGATTTCTTATTTTCGTATCAAATATATCTTTTTAACACTGCAAAAACAATATGCAAGACAAATCATTAGTAACCATTATTTGCTTGTGTTATAATCACGAAAAGTATGTTATTGAGAGTTTACTTTCGGTAATACATCAGGATTATCCTTTTATTGAATTGATTGTTGCTGATGATTTTAGTATTGACAATTCCAGAGAAACTATTGAGAAATGGCTTATTGATTATCCCGAAGTTCAGTTTATATCAAATGAAACGAATTTAGGAAGTACAAAATCATTTAATAAGGCGCTAAAACTTGCCAAAGGCGAATTTATTATCGACTTAGCTGCTGATGATATTTTATTACCTAATTGTGTTTCATTACAACTAAAAGCTTTCAAAGAAAGTCGTTTCAAAAACCTTGGTGTTGTTTACGGGAATGTAGAATTGATTACCGAAAATGGCAAATTTGATTCGTATTATTTCTCCGTCGATTCGAACAGAAAAACAATCGAAAAAAGAGAAACGGGTGATATTCATCTGAGCGTTCTTTCTGGCGGAAACAGTATTTGTTCTGTTTCTTCGATGGTTAAAAAATCAGTTTTTGATGCTTTGAGTGGTTATGATGAAAACCTGGCTTATGAAGATTTAGATCTTTGGATTCGGGCTTCCCGCACTTATGAATTCGATTATATTGATGAAATGTTAATTAAAAAAAGGATTTCGACAACTTCTTTAGGAACTCATTTTTTTATTAAAAACGATTCAAGATCAAGGAAAATAAATTATTCTACTTATTTGATTATTAAAAAAGCGATTCGATTAAATAAAACCAAAATCGAACATAAAGCGATTTTAAAGAGAATACATTTTGAAATGATTTTGGCTTATAAAACATCTGATTTTAAGTTATTGTTCAAGTATATTCT
This genomic interval from uncultured Flavobacterium sp. contains the following:
- a CDS encoding glycosyltransferase yields the protein MKLSHKIKKIALIGYRLSGGGSDKVMANLSLFFGSQGFEVDIIIVLDEVSFPYSGKLVNLGLLKNKSNGFFNKAKRLWALRQYLNDNEFDFIIDFRFRTKIIQELILARFIYNTKTIFTVHSFLIDHYMPNNSWLTRLMYNHCYANVAITDEMKTLIENKHQLKNVVTIHNPVYLEEILEKKNENIKIGFDFIVAVGQYENEIKQFDKLISSYAKSALPQKQIH
- a CDS encoding glycosyltransferase — protein: MQDKSLVTIICLCYNHEKYVIESLLSVIHQDYPFIELIVADDFSIDNSRETIEKWLIDYPEVQFISNETNLGSTKSFNKALKLAKGEFIIDLAADDILLPNCVSLQLKAFKESRFKNLGVVYGNVELITENGKFDSYYFSVDSNRKTIEKRETGDIHLSVLSGGNSICSVSSMVKKSVFDALSGYDENLAYEDLDLWIRASRTYEFDYIDEMLIKKRISTTSLGTHFFIKNDSRSRKINYSTYLIIKKAIRLNKTKIEHKAILKRIHFEMILAYKTSDFKLLFKYILLEIKQRFHIIKER